One window of Saimiri boliviensis isolate mSaiBol1 chromosome 4, mSaiBol1.pri, whole genome shotgun sequence genomic DNA carries:
- the LEMD2 gene encoding LEM domain-containing protein 2, with translation MAGLSDLELRRELQALGFQPGPITDTTRDVYRNKLRRLRGEARLRDEERLREEARPRGEERPREEARLREEARLREETRLREDGPLRARPATASLRAEPWLSQPTSGSAYATPGAYGDIRPSAASWVGSRGLAYPARPAQLRRRASVRGSSEEDEDARTPDRAAQGPGLAARRWWAASPAPARLPSALLGPDPRPGLRATRAGPAGAARARPEVGRRLERWLSRLLLWASLGLLLVFLGILWVKMGKPSAPQEAEDNMKLLPVDCERKTDEFCQAKQKAALLELLHELYNFLAIQAGNFECGNPEKLKSKCIPVMEAQEYIANVTSSSSAKFEAALTWILSSNKDVGIWLKGEDQSELVTTVDKVVCLESARPRMGVGCRLSRALLTAVTNVLIFFWCLAFLWGLLILLKYRWRKLEEEEQAMYEMVKKIIDVVQDHYVDWEQDMERYPYVGILHVRDTLIPPQSRRRMKRVWDRAVEFLASNESRIQTESHRVAGEDMLVWRWTKPSSFSDSER, from the exons ATGGCCGGCCTGTCGGACCTGGAACTGCGGCGGGAGCTGCAGGCCCTGGGCTTCCAGCCAGGACCCATCACCGACACCACCCGGGATGTCTACCGCAATAAGCTGCGCCGCTTGCGGGGCGAGGCCCGGCTGCGCGACGAGGAGCGGCTGCGGGAGGAGGCCCGGCCGCGGGGCGAGGAGCGGCCGCGGGAAGAGGCCCGGCTGCGGGAAGAGGCCCGGCTGCGGGAAGAGACCAGGCTACGCGAGGATGGGCCGCTGCGCGCCCGGCCCGCCACGGCCTCTCTGCGGGCGGAGCCCTGGCTCTCCCAGCCGACCTCCGGCTCGGCCTACGCGACTCCTGGGGCCTACGGCGATATCCGGCCCTCCGCGGCTTCCTGGGTAGGGAGCCGCGGCCTCGCCTATCCTGCCCGCCCGGCGCAGCTCAGGCGCCGCGCCTCGGTCCGGGGCAGCTCCGAGGAGGACGAGGACGCCCGGACGCCCGACAGGGCCGCGCAGGGCCCGGGTCTCGCGGCCCGCCGCTGGTGGGCAGCGTCTCCCGCCCCGGCGCGGCTGCCTTCCGCCCTCCTCGGCCCCGACCCGCGCCCGGGCCTGAGGGCTACTCGAGCGGGCCCTGCTGGCGCGGCGCGGGCCCGGCCCGAGGTGGGGCGCCGGCTGGAGCGCTGGCTGTCTCGGCTGCTGCTCTGGGCCAGCCTGGGGCTGCTGCTCGTCTTTCTGGGCATCCTCTGGGTGAAGATGGGCAAGCCCTCGGCGCCGCAGGAGGCGGAGGACAACA TGAAGTTATTGCCAGTGGACTGTGAGAGAAAAACAGATGAG TTCTGTCAGGCCAAGCAGAAGGCAGCCTTGCTGGAGCTGCTGCACGAACTCTACAACTTCCTGGCCATCCAAGCCG gtaaTTTTGAGTGTGGAAATCCAGAGAAGCTAAAAAGCAAATGCATTCCTGTTATGGAAGCCCAGGAATATATAGCC AATGTGACCAGCAGCTCCTCCGCCAAGTTTGAAGCTGCACTGACCTGGATACTGAGCAGTAACAAGGACGTGGGCATCTG GTTGAAAGGAGAAGACCAGTCTGAATTGGTGACGACCGTGGACAAGGTGGTCTGCCTGGAATCTGCCCGTCCCCGCATGGGTGTCGGCTGCCGCCTGAGCCGCGCCCTGCTCACTGCTGTTACCAATGTGCTCATCTTCTTCTGGT GCTTGGCTTTTTTGTGGGGACTCCTGATTCTCCTGAAATATCGGTGGCGGAAGTTGGAAGAAGAGGAACAGGCCATGTATGAGATGGTGAagaagattatag ACGTGGTCCAGGACCATTATGTGGACTGGGAGCAGGACATGGAGCGCTACCCATATGTAGGCATCCTGCATGTGCGTGACACCTTGATCCCTCCACAGAGCCG GAGGCGCATGAAGCGTGTCTGGGATCGAGCTGTGGAGTTCCTGGCCTCCAATGAATCCCGGATCCAGACGGAGTCCCACCGCGTGGCCGGAGAGGACATGTTGGTGTGGAGATGGACTAAGCCCTCTTCCTTCTCCGACTCAGAACGATAA